Proteins from a single region of Belliella baltica DSM 15883:
- a CDS encoding peptidylprolyl isomerase, which produces MIKVKYFFVLAGLFLYANTLSAQEEETKQTQPTGQVLDRIVAKVNNNIILESDVQKTYLEAIANSQQGFEAPTRCDIFESLLINKLMVAKAEIDSVIVSDAEVMIQADQRFAMVMQQIGGDENMLVEVYGKTSEQLKAEITDALKEQMTVERMKGKITEGMGVSPAEVRRFFTSIPRDSLPFFSAEVTVGQIVKKPSVNEARKNEVAAFLLDLKKQIGEGKSDFASLAGQYSQDPGSAVQGGELGFYRRGELAPEYEATSLALRPGEISDPVETMFGFHMIQLLERRGNTFNTRHILIKPEPSEEDIEDAERYLDSLRTVILDGKIEFAKAAKEYSEDRSTSDNGGYFSDPGSGSNKLTLRTLDDPVLYFTIDSMKIGSITKPMKFEDPREGTKVRILYYENRYPAHRANMNDDYEKLKAATLRKKEDEILSKWFITAKEDVYIDIDPAYDRCNALDGK; this is translated from the coding sequence ATGATTAAAGTGAAATACTTCTTCGTCTTAGCAGGTCTATTTTTGTATGCAAATACACTAAGTGCCCAAGAAGAAGAAACCAAACAAACCCAGCCGACAGGGCAAGTACTAGACAGGATTGTTGCAAAAGTAAACAACAATATCATTCTTGAATCTGATGTTCAGAAAACCTATCTGGAGGCCATAGCTAATTCTCAACAGGGATTTGAAGCACCTACGAGATGTGACATTTTTGAATCTTTACTTATCAATAAGCTTATGGTTGCTAAAGCTGAGATTGATTCAGTAATAGTGAGTGATGCCGAAGTGATGATTCAAGCAGATCAACGATTTGCAATGGTCATGCAGCAAATAGGTGGAGATGAAAACATGCTTGTTGAAGTATACGGCAAAACCTCAGAACAATTGAAAGCTGAGATTACTGATGCTCTAAAAGAGCAAATGACTGTAGAACGTATGAAAGGGAAAATCACAGAAGGCATGGGGGTATCTCCAGCAGAAGTAAGAAGGTTTTTCACTTCAATTCCAAGGGATTCTCTACCATTTTTCTCTGCTGAGGTTACTGTGGGTCAAATTGTAAAAAAACCATCTGTGAATGAAGCAAGAAAAAATGAAGTCGCTGCTTTTCTTTTGGATCTTAAAAAACAAATCGGTGAAGGAAAGTCGGACTTTGCTTCTTTAGCAGGTCAATATTCTCAAGATCCAGGATCTGCTGTACAAGGAGGTGAACTGGGATTCTATAGAAGAGGAGAGTTAGCTCCTGAATATGAAGCAACATCCTTAGCTCTGAGACCAGGAGAAATATCAGATCCCGTAGAGACTATGTTTGGATTTCATATGATCCAACTTTTAGAAAGAAGGGGCAATACTTTTAATACTAGACATATTTTGATCAAGCCCGAACCATCAGAAGAAGATATTGAAGACGCAGAAAGATACTTGGATAGTCTCAGGACTGTAATCTTAGATGGTAAAATAGAATTTGCAAAAGCTGCCAAAGAATATTCTGAAGACAGAAGTACTTCAGACAATGGCGGATATTTCTCGGATCCAGGTTCTGGGTCTAACAAACTAACTTTAAGAACACTAGACGATCCTGTTTTATATTTCACTATTGATAGCATGAAAATAGGCTCTATTACAAAACCTATGAAATTCGAAGATCCTAGAGAGGGAACAAAAGTGCGAATCCTATACTATGAAAATCGCTATCCTGCACATCGAGCAAATATGAATGACGATTATGAAAAGCTAAAAGCCGCGACTCTTAGGAAAAAAGAAGATGAAATTTTAAGTAAATGGTTTATCACTGCCAAAGAAGACGTTTATATAGACATTGACCCAGCTTATGATAGATGTAATGCTTTGGATGGCAAATAA
- a CDS encoding DUF4834 family protein, with protein sequence MNKNFIKLVKALVIILGIGWLLGQLIRYFLRSKLAKFAQQVNEAAREQQQSQNRNSTPKNGNVHVDHIPENFKAKRSKEIKGGDYVDYEEIKE encoded by the coding sequence ATGAATAAAAATTTCATAAAATTGGTAAAAGCATTAGTAATTATTCTAGGTATTGGCTGGCTGCTTGGTCAGCTGATTAGGTACTTTCTGAGAAGCAAATTGGCTAAATTTGCCCAGCAGGTAAATGAGGCAGCCAGAGAGCAACAGCAATCTCAAAACAGAAATAGTACTCCTAAAAATGGCAATGTCCATGTAGATCATATCCCTGAAAACTTCAAAGCAAAGCGCTCTAAAGAAATTAAAGGTGGTGACTATGTAGATTATGAAGAAATAAAGGAATAA
- the carB gene encoding carbamoyl-phosphate synthase large subunit: MPKDSSIKHVLIIGSGPIVIGQACEFDYAGSQAARSLREEGITVTLINSNPATIMTDPVTADNVYLLPLEKKSIIQILKEHPTIDCVLPTMGGQTALNLAIDCDVAGIWKKFGVRMIGVDIDAIDTAENREKFKVLLEKIGVGVCKGATATSFLQGKEIAQEIGFPLIIRASYTLGGAGGAFVEKAEDFEKLLMSGLEASPVHEVLIEQSILGWKEYELEVMRDNIGNMIVICSIENFDPMGVHTGDSITVAPAQTLPDTVYQRMRNYAITMMNSIGTFAGGCNVQFAVSPDNKEIIGIEINPRVSRSSALASKATGYPIAKVAAKLAVGYNLDELKNSITGTTSAFFEPSIDYVIVKIPRWNFDKFKGSDRRLGLSMKAVGEVMGIGRNFQEALQKACQSLEIKRNGLGADGKELKNQDEILYSLANPSWNRLFHVYDAFKLGISFRTIQDLTKIDKWFLKQIEELIHLEKEIEKQDLDSISRELMETTKLKGYADRQLAHLLGCLESEVFDKRYKEMGIKRVYKLVDTCAAEFEAQTPYYYSTFGEENESVASNKKKVVVLGSGPNRVGQGIEFDYSCVHGVLAAKECGYETIMINCNPETVSTDFDISDKLYFEPVFWEHIYEIILQENPEGVIVQLGGQTALKLAEKLDKYGIKIIGTSFEALDLAEDRGRFSQLLKENDVPYPEFGTIHNTDEALDLCKTIGFPLLVRPSYVLGGQGMKIVINEKELEEHVVNVLRDIPNNEILLDHFLEGAIEAEADAICDGENVYIIGIMQHIEPAGIHSGDSYAVLPPYNLGDLVIRQIETYTHKIALALKTKGLINIQFAIKNDKVYIIEANPRASRTVPFICKAYQEPYVNYATKVMLGENKVTDFEFKPVKKGYAIKEPVFSFHKFPNVNKELGPEMKSTGEAIYFIEDLMDDFFLKIYSERNLYLSR, encoded by the coding sequence ATGCCTAAGGATAGCAGTATCAAACACGTACTCATCATCGGTTCAGGTCCCATCGTCATCGGTCAAGCTTGTGAATTTGACTACGCAGGCTCTCAAGCCGCTAGGTCACTCAGAGAAGAAGGCATCACTGTCACGCTTATCAATTCCAATCCTGCGACCATCATGACTGATCCAGTCACTGCTGACAACGTGTATTTGCTCCCATTAGAAAAAAAATCTATCATTCAGATTCTAAAGGAACACCCAACAATTGATTGTGTATTACCAACTATGGGTGGACAGACAGCGCTCAATCTTGCTATCGACTGTGATGTTGCAGGAATTTGGAAAAAATTCGGAGTAAGAATGATTGGTGTAGATATTGACGCCATCGATACTGCAGAGAACAGAGAGAAGTTTAAAGTTTTGTTAGAAAAAATCGGGGTAGGTGTCTGCAAAGGAGCTACAGCTACTTCATTTCTTCAAGGAAAAGAAATCGCACAAGAAATTGGCTTTCCACTAATCATCAGAGCTTCCTATACTTTGGGTGGTGCAGGAGGGGCTTTTGTTGAGAAAGCCGAAGACTTTGAAAAACTTTTAATGTCTGGACTTGAGGCCTCACCAGTGCACGAAGTCCTGATTGAGCAAAGTATCCTAGGCTGGAAGGAATATGAGCTTGAAGTAATGAGGGATAATATCGGTAACATGATTGTAATCTGTTCTATCGAAAACTTTGACCCTATGGGTGTTCATACGGGTGATTCGATCACAGTAGCGCCTGCCCAAACACTTCCTGATACAGTTTATCAAAGAATGCGAAACTATGCCATCACCATGATGAATAGCATAGGAACTTTTGCAGGTGGTTGCAATGTGCAGTTTGCGGTAAGTCCTGATAACAAAGAAATCATTGGGATTGAAATCAATCCAAGAGTTTCACGGTCATCGGCCTTGGCTTCTAAAGCGACAGGATATCCTATTGCAAAGGTAGCCGCGAAATTAGCTGTCGGCTATAATTTAGATGAATTGAAAAACTCCATTACTGGAACAACTTCTGCATTTTTTGAGCCTTCAATAGATTATGTGATCGTAAAAATCCCAAGATGGAATTTTGACAAATTCAAAGGATCTGATAGAAGACTAGGCCTTTCAATGAAAGCTGTCGGTGAAGTAATGGGGATTGGAAGAAATTTCCAAGAAGCACTTCAAAAAGCATGTCAATCTCTTGAAATTAAAAGAAATGGCTTGGGTGCTGATGGGAAAGAACTTAAAAATCAAGATGAAATTCTTTATAGCCTTGCCAATCCAAGTTGGAACAGACTTTTTCATGTCTATGATGCTTTTAAGCTAGGCATATCATTTAGAACAATCCAAGATTTAACAAAGATCGATAAATGGTTTTTGAAACAAATCGAAGAGTTGATTCATTTAGAGAAGGAAATCGAGAAACAGGATTTGGATAGTATTTCGAGGGAATTGATGGAAACGACTAAGTTAAAAGGCTATGCGGATCGTCAATTAGCACATTTGCTAGGTTGTCTTGAAAGTGAGGTTTTTGATAAGCGTTATAAAGAAATGGGTATCAAGCGAGTTTACAAACTTGTTGATACTTGTGCAGCTGAATTTGAAGCACAGACACCCTACTATTATTCCACTTTTGGTGAAGAGAATGAATCTGTTGCGAGCAACAAAAAGAAAGTTGTCGTACTTGGGTCTGGACCAAATAGAGTTGGGCAAGGAATTGAATTTGATTATTCTTGTGTGCATGGAGTATTGGCAGCAAAAGAGTGCGGCTACGAGACGATTATGATCAATTGTAATCCTGAAACGGTCTCTACTGACTTCGATATTTCTGATAAGCTTTACTTCGAGCCGGTATTTTGGGAACATATTTATGAAATTATTCTTCAGGAAAATCCTGAAGGTGTGATCGTTCAGTTAGGTGGTCAGACTGCTTTGAAATTGGCGGAGAAGCTTGATAAATATGGAATCAAAATTATAGGGACAAGTTTTGAAGCACTAGATTTAGCAGAAGATAGAGGAAGATTTTCTCAGCTTTTGAAGGAAAATGATGTTCCCTATCCTGAGTTTGGTACAATCCACAATACAGATGAAGCTTTAGATTTGTGTAAGACAATTGGTTTCCCACTTTTAGTAAGACCTTCGTATGTACTTGGAGGTCAAGGGATGAAGATTGTAATCAATGAAAAAGAACTCGAAGAGCATGTAGTAAATGTGCTAAGAGATATTCCTAACAATGAAATTTTGCTTGATCATTTCCTAGAAGGAGCCATTGAAGCAGAGGCAGACGCCATCTGTGATGGGGAAAATGTTTATATCATTGGAATCATGCAACATATTGAGCCAGCGGGAATCCACTCTGGAGATTCTTATGCTGTGTTGCCTCCATACAATTTGGGAGATTTGGTCATCAGACAGATAGAAACTTATACGCACAAGATTGCTTTAGCCCTGAAAACAAAAGGCTTGATCAATATTCAGTTTGCCATCAAAAATGATAAAGTTTATATCATTGAGGCAAACCCAAGGGCGTCTAGAACCGTTCCATTTATCTGTAAAGCATATCAGGAGCCTTATGTCAATTATGCGACTAAGGTGATGTTGGGAGAAAATAAAGTGACAGATTTTGAATTCAAACCTGTAAAAAAAGGTTATGCGATCAAAGAACCTGTTTTCTCTTTCCACAAATTCCCAAATGTCAACAAGGAATTGGGTCCTGAGATGAAATCAACCGGAGAAGCGATCTATTTTATTGAGGATTTGATGGATGATTTCTTCTTGAAAATTTACAGCGAAAGAAACTTATATTTGAGTAGATAA
- a CDS encoding peptide deformylase, whose translation MKTIDDIVKLGDPRLYEVCEPVLKEELHLVEAWVKDLQDAMEDIRRVYGFGRGIAAPQLGIMKRLFYLNLDRPYIIINPVLKNQSEEMFELWDDCMSFPNLLVKVKRHQSLTLEYLDENWEMQSWDVSDDISELVQHEYDHLYGVLCTMRAIDDKSFQWKG comes from the coding sequence ATGAAGACTATAGATGATATTGTGAAGCTTGGAGATCCAAGATTATATGAAGTTTGTGAACCCGTGCTGAAAGAAGAACTTCATCTCGTGGAAGCTTGGGTAAAAGATCTCCAAGATGCCATGGAAGATATTCGAAGAGTTTATGGCTTCGGAAGAGGGATTGCCGCGCCGCAACTTGGGATTATGAAGCGACTTTTTTATTTGAATCTTGATCGGCCTTATATCATCATCAATCCAGTATTGAAGAACCAAAGTGAAGAAATGTTTGAGCTTTGGGATGATTGTATGAGTTTCCCAAATCTGCTGGTCAAAGTCAAAAGGCATCAATCACTTACTTTAGAGTACTTGGATGAAAACTGGGAAATGCAATCTTGGGACGTTTCAGATGATATTTCCGAACTTGTCCAACATGAATATGATCATTTGTATGGTGTTTTATGTACCATGCGCGCAATTGACGACAAGAGTTTTCAGTGGAAAGGTTGA
- a CDS encoding RNA polymerase sigma factor, whose protein sequence is MAKNYTNEDELIQACKEQNAQAQFALFEKYKVAMFNLIYRICNDYDQANDYLQEGFIEVFRNIKNFRNESTLGAWIKTIMIRKALKGIRSEIAFEELNENIQSNDLMLDQWIDAVMLDQAIRNLPESCRAVFVLYEIEGYSHQEISNMLKVSVGTSKSQLHYAKKLLQKALSKTYYSK, encoded by the coding sequence ATGGCAAAAAACTACACCAATGAAGATGAACTGATTCAAGCCTGTAAAGAGCAAAATGCTCAGGCTCAGTTTGCGCTTTTTGAGAAGTATAAAGTAGCCATGTTCAATTTGATCTATAGAATCTGCAATGACTATGACCAAGCGAATGACTACTTGCAGGAAGGTTTTATCGAAGTTTTCAGAAATATCAAAAACTTCCGAAATGAATCAACTCTCGGAGCTTGGATCAAAACAATTATGATTCGAAAAGCACTCAAAGGAATTAGGTCCGAGATTGCATTTGAAGAACTGAACGAGAATATCCAATCCAATGACCTAATGCTAGACCAATGGATAGATGCAGTAATGCTCGATCAGGCAATCAGAAATTTACCCGAATCCTGCCGAGCGGTCTTTGTCCTTTATGAAATCGAGGGATATTCCCATCAAGAAATCTCCAACATGCTCAAAGTGAGTGTTGGGACTTCTAAGTCGCAGCTTCATTACGCTAAAAAACTATTACAGAAAGCCCTAAGCAAAACCTACTATTCAAAATGA
- a CDS encoding helix-turn-helix domain-containing protein — MKIKPIKNEKDYQNALTRLEVIFDAKKGTEEGDELEILSIIIDNYEKENFPIEMPDPIAAINFRMEQMGLKQKDLVEMIGFKSRVSEVMNKKRKLTLEMIRKLSTNLKIPTDVLIQDY; from the coding sequence ATGAAAATTAAACCAATAAAAAACGAGAAAGATTATCAAAATGCACTTACTAGATTAGAGGTGATTTTTGATGCTAAGAAAGGTACTGAGGAAGGTGATGAATTGGAAATCTTATCCATTATCATTGATAACTACGAAAAAGAGAATTTCCCAATTGAAATGCCTGACCCCATTGCTGCAATTAATTTCAGAATGGAACAAATGGGATTAAAGCAAAAGGACTTGGTTGAGATGATTGGTTTTAAAAGTCGCGTTAGTGAAGTCATGAATAAAAAACGAAAACTAACTTTAGAAATGATCAGAAAACTAAGTACCAACTTAAAAATCCCAACTGATGTATTGATTCAAGATTATTAA
- a CDS encoding type II toxin-antitoxin system HigB family toxin: MKIFSRGTLRDFWEKHANCEQQLKIWYRETEKSNWSSIQDLKIEYPSASILKNNRIVFNIKGNDYRLIAKFNFEYQLCWIRFIGTHAEYDKINANEI, from the coding sequence GTGAAAATATTTTCTAGAGGGACTTTAAGAGATTTTTGGGAAAAACACGCTAATTGTGAACAACAATTGAAAATTTGGTATCGTGAAACTGAAAAATCTAATTGGTCATCCATTCAAGATCTTAAAATAGAGTATCCTAGTGCAAGTATTCTAAAAAATAATCGAATTGTTTTCAACATTAAAGGAAATGATTATCGATTAATTGCCAAGTTCAACTTTGAATATCAGCTTTGTTGGATACGGTTTATTGGGACACATGCTGAGTACGATAAAATCAATGCAAACGAAATTTAA
- a CDS encoding precorrin-2 dehydrogenase/sirohydrochlorin ferrochelatase family protein, whose translation MNRLYPIFLKAHELNFLLVGGGFVGTEKLSFLLKSSPEAQVTAVSKEFNAEFLELAESAANVTLIQDIYHEKYLGGKHIVIAATNFPEINRKIHDEAKERYILVNVADTPELCDFYLGGIVTKGNLKIAISTNGKSPTTAKRLRQLLEEVLPEEIDDLLQNLNAYRDTLKGDFEYKVKAMNDITDLLVEKKG comes from the coding sequence ATGAATCGATTATATCCCATTTTCCTCAAAGCCCATGAATTAAACTTTCTGCTCGTTGGTGGAGGGTTTGTGGGAACTGAGAAATTGAGTTTTCTGCTCAAAAGCAGTCCCGAAGCTCAGGTGACGGCAGTTTCAAAAGAATTCAATGCTGAATTTTTGGAATTGGCAGAGTCAGCGGCTAATGTTACTTTGATTCAAGATATTTATCATGAAAAGTATCTTGGAGGGAAGCACATCGTTATTGCGGCGACGAATTTCCCAGAGATCAACAGAAAGATTCATGATGAAGCCAAGGAAAGATATATTCTCGTCAATGTAGCTGATACACCAGAACTTTGTGATTTTTACTTAGGAGGAATCGTCACAAAAGGAAATCTAAAAATTGCGATCAGCACCAATGGAAAATCCCCTACTACAGCCAAAAGGCTTCGACAATTGCTGGAAGAAGTGCTCCCCGAGGAAATTGATGACCTGCTACAAAACCTCAACGCCTATCGCGATACGCTCAAAGGAGATTTTGAGTACAAGGTCAAAGCCATGAATGATATTACGGATTTGTTGGTGGAGAAGAAGGGTTAA
- the cobA gene encoding uroporphyrinogen-III C-methyltransferase yields MRRDSKPKVTLLGAGPGDPELITLKGILALNKADVVLYDALIDPVLLKHAPAQAIKIFVGKRVGKHSLPQEDTNKLCVENALKHGHVVRLKGGDPFVFGRGSEEIDYIEAFGIPTEVISGISSSVAVPAQVGIPVTKRGVSESFWVITGTTSSGEISRDIALAAQSTATVVILMGTKKLREIVSFYQQYDRNDLPIAIIQNGTTKEEKLVAGYMDDILIKAENAKIAAPAIIIIGEVVKESYRLKEIYQDVVSVEINRV; encoded by the coding sequence ATGAGACGAGATAGTAAACCTAAAGTCACCCTTCTAGGGGCAGGTCCAGGTGATCCAGAGTTGATTACACTAAAAGGAATTCTTGCACTCAACAAAGCAGATGTTGTGCTTTATGATGCCTTGATAGATCCTGTTTTACTCAAGCATGCACCTGCACAAGCGATCAAAATCTTTGTTGGGAAAAGGGTAGGCAAGCATTCTTTGCCACAGGAGGATACCAATAAGCTTTGTGTGGAAAATGCACTTAAGCATGGTCATGTTGTCAGACTCAAAGGAGGTGATCCATTTGTATTCGGAAGAGGCTCGGAAGAGATTGATTACATCGAAGCTTTCGGAATTCCAACCGAGGTCATTTCTGGAATCAGTTCATCGGTAGCTGTTCCAGCCCAAGTGGGAATACCTGTTACCAAACGGGGTGTTTCTGAAAGTTTTTGGGTAATCACGGGTACGACGAGCAGCGGGGAAATTTCCAGGGATATCGCACTAGCAGCCCAATCTACGGCAACGGTTGTGATCCTGATGGGAACAAAGAAGCTTCGAGAAATCGTCAGCTTTTATCAGCAATACGACAGAAATGATCTTCCCATTGCAATCATTCAAAATGGGACCACCAAGGAAGAAAAATTAGTTGCAGGATACATGGATGACATTCTTATCAAAGCAGAAAATGCAAAAATAGCCGCTCCAGCTATCATCATCATTGGTGAAGTGGTCAAGGAAAGTTATAGACTGAAAGAGATATATCAAGACGTGGTCAGTGTTGAAATCAATCGGGTTTGA
- a CDS encoding HEPN domain-containing protein codes for MQSFRTEIENPVVEKDIIELERKIALFKEGKIDDEKFRSLRLARGIYGQRQQGVQMIRIKLPYGRVTSEQLHRISQVSDKYSTGRLHITTRQDIQIHYVKIDQTPELWAELEKDDVTIREACGNTVRNVTASEMAGIDPNEPFDVTPYAEATFQYFLRNPISQEMGRKFKIAFSSSDEDTALAYLHDIGVIPKVKEENGEQIRGFKILLGGGLGSQPRHADAVYEFLPTDKLIPFIESVIRIFDRYGERAKRMKARMKFLVKDLGLETFLDLVKEEELSLPFKTYPIEYKAYEASQIQPSPEIIQVEEPAELAYEQWKLTNIIPQKQSGFVAIGIKVKLGDFYTDKARLLADLVKKYANNELRFTLRQNILIRDVKEELIPFFYQELKKLGFVDRGYNTFGDITACPGTDTCNLGIASSTGAAGVLEDVIFNEYPQYLSNKDLTIKISGCMNACGQHNMASIGFQGMSIKAGKHVLPALQVLLGGGTLGNGEGRFADKVIKIPSKRGPQALRILLDDFEANAFETENFLAYYDRQGQMYFYELLKETANIEDVVESDFVDWGNNDPYVKEIGVGECAGVIIDLVSTLLLEAREKIANAEESLESGAWSDAIYHTYAGLVNTAKAILLAEGVNTNSHASILKQYDEQFTETGKIDLKDSIENITYQIKSNEPTEAFAKAYFATAQQVFETISNYRAKEVSA; via the coding sequence ATGCAAAGTTTTAGAACAGAAATAGAAAATCCGGTTGTAGAAAAAGACATTATCGAATTGGAAAGAAAAATCGCGCTTTTCAAGGAAGGTAAAATTGATGATGAAAAATTCAGAAGCTTAAGACTTGCCCGTGGAATCTATGGTCAGCGGCAGCAAGGTGTACAGATGATCAGGATCAAACTTCCTTATGGAAGAGTTACTTCCGAGCAGCTTCACAGAATCTCTCAAGTTTCGGATAAATACTCCACAGGAAGACTTCATATTACTACCCGTCAAGATATTCAGATCCATTATGTCAAAATTGATCAGACGCCAGAATTGTGGGCTGAGTTGGAGAAGGATGATGTGACAATTCGTGAGGCCTGCGGAAATACAGTTAGAAATGTAACTGCTTCTGAGATGGCGGGAATTGATCCCAATGAGCCATTTGATGTAACTCCGTATGCTGAAGCTACTTTTCAGTATTTTCTTAGAAACCCAATTTCTCAGGAAATGGGAAGGAAATTTAAAATTGCTTTTTCATCAAGCGATGAAGATACAGCTTTGGCTTACCTGCATGATATTGGCGTGATTCCAAAAGTGAAAGAGGAGAATGGTGAGCAAATAAGAGGATTCAAGATTTTGCTGGGAGGTGGACTTGGTTCTCAGCCGAGACATGCTGATGCAGTGTATGAATTTTTACCTACGGATAAATTGATTCCTTTCATCGAAAGCGTTATCAGAATATTCGACCGATATGGAGAAAGAGCCAAAAGAATGAAAGCCAGAATGAAATTTTTGGTCAAAGATTTAGGCTTAGAGACATTTCTAGATTTGGTCAAAGAGGAAGAGTTGTCACTTCCTTTTAAAACCTATCCCATCGAGTATAAAGCCTATGAAGCTTCACAAATTCAGCCTTCTCCAGAAATCATCCAAGTTGAAGAACCAGCAGAATTAGCATATGAGCAATGGAAACTGACCAATATCATACCGCAAAAGCAAAGTGGATTTGTTGCTATTGGCATCAAAGTTAAGCTTGGCGATTTTTATACAGATAAGGCAAGATTGCTCGCTGATTTGGTGAAAAAATATGCAAATAATGAATTGAGATTTACCCTCAGACAAAATATACTGATCAGAGATGTGAAAGAAGAATTGATTCCTTTTTTCTACCAAGAACTCAAAAAACTCGGTTTTGTAGATAGAGGATACAACACCTTCGGAGATATCACGGCTTGCCCAGGAACAGACACTTGTAATCTTGGGATTGCATCTAGCACAGGAGCGGCAGGTGTACTCGAGGATGTGATTTTTAACGAATATCCACAATATCTCAGCAATAAAGACCTAACAATCAAAATCTCAGGCTGTATGAATGCTTGTGGGCAACATAATATGGCTTCCATTGGCTTTCAGGGTATGTCCATCAAAGCTGGGAAACATGTGCTTCCTGCGCTTCAAGTATTGCTTGGGGGAGGAACTTTAGGAAATGGAGAAGGAAGGTTTGCAGATAAAGTCATCAAAATCCCAAGTAAAAGAGGGCCTCAGGCATTGAGGATTTTGCTGGACGATTTTGAAGCAAATGCATTTGAAACAGAAAATTTCCTTGCGTACTACGACCGTCAAGGACAGATGTATTTCTACGAATTATTGAAAGAAACTGCCAACATAGAAGATGTTGTAGAAAGTGATTTTGTCGATTGGGGAAATAATGATCCTTACGTCAAAGAGATCGGCGTAGGAGAATGTGCCGGAGTGATCATCGACTTGGTATCCACCTTACTCTTAGAAGCGAGAGAAAAAATAGCCAATGCAGAAGAAAGCCTCGAATCTGGAGCTTGGTCAGATGCGATTTATCATACCTATGCAGGGTTGGTGAATACAGCCAAGGCAATTTTACTCGCAGAGGGAGTCAACACAAATTCACATGCCAGTATCTTAAAGCAATACGACGAGCAATTTACAGAAACTGGTAAAATCGATCTGAAGGATTCTATCGAGAATATTACATATCAGATAAAAAGCAACGAACCAACAGAGGCATTTGCTAAGGCATACTTTGCAACTGCACAGCAGGTTTTTGAAACAATCAGTAATTACAGAGCAAAAGAGGTAAGCGCATGA